Proteins encoded within one genomic window of Paraglaciecola psychrophila 170:
- a CDS encoding acyl-CoA dehydrogenase family protein, whose amino-acid sequence MNFNLSEEQNMLKDSVARFVRDEYDFDSRRANASSELGFNPANWQMFAELGWLSIPFDEAHGGFGGGATEVMAVMEEMGKGLVVEPFVATVLMFGGLLNKSGNTALQDANIEKIIDGSLQGSFAYLERQSRFELADVKTQAKRDGADFVLNGEKTVVSNGMAANKVVVSARTSGEQCDEAGITLFLIDTDAPGVERTSYRLMDGQLVANIKLTDVRVAADHVLGDVDNGYTLIEAVVGDVIIALCAEAMGIMQKLNTTTIEYTKTRKQFGVAISSFQALQHRMVDMFMAGEQAKSILYRAVCAAESGADDLPKNIAALKVMIGRNGKLIGDEAIQLHGGMGLTDELDVGHYVKRLMMINTTFGDADFQQRKFNSLTYSD is encoded by the coding sequence ATGAATTTTAATTTATCCGAAGAACAAAATATGCTCAAAGACAGCGTCGCGCGCTTTGTGCGAGACGAATATGACTTTGATAGCCGACGCGCTAATGCCTCGAGTGAGTTAGGCTTTAACCCTGCTAACTGGCAAATGTTTGCTGAACTTGGTTGGCTTTCTATTCCCTTCGACGAAGCCCATGGCGGTTTTGGCGGCGGAGCCACTGAAGTGATGGCAGTGATGGAAGAGATGGGTAAAGGTTTAGTGGTTGAGCCATTTGTTGCTACAGTATTAATGTTTGGTGGCTTGCTAAATAAAAGCGGTAACACTGCCTTGCAAGATGCCAATATTGAAAAAATCATCGACGGTTCACTGCAAGGTTCATTTGCCTACTTAGAACGTCAAAGCCGTTTTGAATTGGCCGACGTGAAAACCCAAGCTAAACGTGACGGAGCTGACTTTGTCCTTAACGGCGAAAAGACTGTGGTGTCTAATGGCATGGCCGCTAATAAAGTGGTTGTGTCTGCGAGAACTTCAGGTGAACAGTGTGATGAAGCGGGTATTACTTTGTTCCTGATTGACACCGACGCACCGGGCGTAGAGCGGACTTCTTACCGCCTGATGGACGGACAACTAGTTGCAAACATCAAGCTCACCGATGTACGTGTTGCTGCGGATCACGTTTTAGGTGATGTCGATAACGGCTACACACTGATTGAAGCAGTGGTGGGTGACGTCATTATCGCTTTGTGTGCAGAAGCCATGGGCATTATGCAAAAACTTAACACCACCACGATTGAATACACCAAGACACGCAAACAATTTGGTGTGGCTATTAGTAGCTTTCAGGCATTGCAGCATCGCATGGTTGATATGTTTATGGCAGGTGAACAAGCGAAGTCAATTTTGTACCGTGCAGTATGCGCTGCAGAAAGTGGTGCAGATGATTTGCCCAAAAACATTGCTGCGTTAAAAGTGATGATTGGTCGTAACGGTAAATTGATTGGCGACGAAGCCATTCAATTGCATGGCGGCATGGGTTTGACAGACGAACTTGATGTAGGACATTACGTTAAGCGTTTGATGATGATCAACACCACTTTTGGTGATGCTGACTTTCAACAGCGAAAGTTTAACAGCCTAACTTATTCTGACTAA
- a CDS encoding glycoside hydrolase family 16 protein, with the protein MKKRPCDNLNKQGQQHHDTQYVAGRIASKNLKEFVKGKWTARLKVENSGQAGMFPAWWLLGALNNEPPVQEADEIVCWPMTGSGEIDIFEHHSDGGPDHYAARAIKSNGQCGGGDWQSLMLVQAAQLNEYHEYSVEWVGDDVIFRLGEMEVYRLPNEASKLSEPFFAILNFAKINDSPMTQNWTMEVDWVKHEVWK; encoded by the coding sequence GTGAAAAAACGTCCTTGTGACAACCTCAATAAACAAGGTCAACAGCATCACGATACACAATATGTGGCTGGTCGTATTGCCTCAAAAAACCTTAAAGAGTTTGTTAAAGGTAAATGGACCGCTAGATTAAAAGTAGAAAATAGCGGTCAAGCTGGAATGTTCCCCGCGTGGTGGTTGCTGGGTGCTTTGAACAATGAACCACCAGTCCAAGAAGCCGATGAAATTGTATGTTGGCCAATGACAGGTTCAGGTGAAATAGATATTTTTGAACATCATAGTGACGGTGGCCCTGACCACTATGCAGCTCGAGCCATTAAAAGTAATGGTCAATGTGGCGGCGGTGATTGGCAATCATTGATGTTGGTTCAAGCAGCCCAACTTAACGAATACCATGAGTACTCGGTAGAATGGGTTGGTGATGATGTGATTTTCCGTCTCGGAGAAATGGAAGTTTATCGACTTCCTAATGAGGCATCTAAACTTTCTGAGCCATTCTTCGCTATATTAAATTTTGCTAAGATCAATGACTCTCCCATGACCCAAAACTGGACCATGGAAGTGGACTGGGTGAAACACGAAGTCTGGAAATAA
- a CDS encoding LamG domain-containing protein — translation MKNILAIITLAVFVSGCSQPPLENPVQQRQGVIVSGWQVDFLDEFDSFNPKNWQDQMIWVNNEDQCYVSDNQFNTREVSNGTLKIRVIDLGEKTSL, via the coding sequence ATGAAGAATATCTTGGCCATCATCACGCTAGCAGTTTTTGTCTCTGGCTGCTCCCAACCCCCTTTAGAAAATCCCGTTCAACAAAGGCAGGGCGTTATCGTGAGTGGTTGGCAGGTAGACTTCTTAGACGAGTTTGACAGCTTTAATCCAAAAAACTGGCAAGATCAAATGATATGGGTGAATAACGAAGACCAATGTTATGTGTCAGATAATCAGTTTAATACTCGGGAAGTCAGCAACGGAACCCTAAAAATACGAGTGATTGACCTGGGTGAAAAAACGTCCTTGTGA